A region from the Lolium perenne isolate Kyuss_39 chromosome 4, Kyuss_2.0, whole genome shotgun sequence genome encodes:
- the LOC139839092 gene encoding uncharacterized protein: protein MSSVCARPAGFSGVVKCQRRARVRVSAVAAAPDRAPTAAKTTMYDVLAVGTSAGPEEIKAAYRRAALRWHPDTCPGGAERFMMAREAYEVLSDPERRRGYDIELRFCGGGGAGYSSAARRAGYADWEEQLAGLQWRAAEARGTWGYRMRRAAAQTSSSH from the coding sequence ATGAGCTCGGTGTGCGCAAGGCCCGCGGGGTTCTCTGGAGTGGTCAAGTGCCAGCGCCGGGCGCGGGTGCGGGTGTCGGCCGTGGCGGCGGCGCCAGACAGAGCCCCGACGGCGGCTAAGACGACGATGTACGATGTGCTGGCGGTGGGCACGTCGGCGGGACCGGAGGAGATCAAGGCGGCGTACAGGCGCGCGGCGCTGCGGTGGCACCCGGACACTTGCCCTGGTGGCGCCGAGCGGTTCATGATGGCGCGCGAGGCATACGAGGTGCTCTCCGACCCCGAGCGCAGGCGGGGCTACGACATAGAGCTGCGCTtctgcggtggcggtggcgccgggTACTCCAGCGCGGCGCGTCGAGCGGGGTACGCGGACTGGGAGGAGCAGCTGGCCGGGCTGCAGTGGCGGGCGGCAGAGGCGCGAGGGACGTGGGGGTACAGGatgcgccgcgccgccgcgcagACGTCGTCGTCGCACTAG